The following proteins come from a genomic window of Timaviella obliquedivisa GSE-PSE-MK23-08B:
- a CDS encoding peptidoglycan DD-metalloendopeptidase family protein: MTHPSPSLPNSALKALKSFRRFLWQYRLSVSLVLGAIALLSVLVTPILSAPAVTPTVQVQPSNPQLGDTLSVVIQGNSSANPTIDFNQKTYTAFPIGANRYRALLPTTPQFSAGRKPIQVMIDGTVKDLVVQLRDRTFPTQSIWLGNGGGPEGTDHEFDRVDAFKALITPDKLWNGAFRRPATGEVTSIYGVRRYYNGEFAEDYYHRGVDYAGEVGSAVVAPAGGKVVLVGRVADGFEIHGNTVGVDHGQGVISIFIHLSRIDVKEGDRVQAGQTLGGIGSTGAATGPHLHWGLYVNGLSVDPVPWRETGFE, from the coding sequence ATGACCCATCCTTCTCCTTCCCTTCCCAACTCGGCACTCAAAGCCCTCAAGTCATTTCGCCGTTTTCTGTGGCAATATCGCTTGTCCGTTAGCCTCGTACTAGGCGCGATCGCGCTCCTGTCCGTCCTCGTTACCCCTATCCTGAGTGCCCCTGCTGTAACTCCGACTGTCCAGGTGCAACCTTCTAACCCCCAACTTGGCGATACTTTATCGGTAGTGATTCAGGGCAACAGCAGCGCTAACCCAACGATCGATTTTAATCAAAAGACCTACACCGCTTTTCCCATTGGCGCTAACCGCTACCGTGCTTTGCTACCCACAACCCCACAATTTTCAGCAGGGCGTAAGCCCATTCAGGTGATGATCGATGGCACTGTGAAAGATTTGGTGGTGCAATTGCGCGATCGCACCTTTCCAACGCAAAGTATTTGGCTAGGCAATGGCGGCGGACCTGAAGGAACTGACCATGAGTTCGATCGCGTTGATGCCTTCAAAGCCTTGATCACCCCAGATAAACTTTGGAATGGAGCTTTCCGCCGTCCCGCAACCGGTGAAGTGACCAGTATCTACGGCGTTCGTCGGTACTATAACGGTGAATTTGCCGAAGACTACTATCATCGTGGCGTAGACTATGCCGGAGAAGTTGGCTCTGCTGTGGTTGCCCCTGCTGGCGGCAAAGTCGTATTAGTCGGGCGAGTTGCCGATGGTTTTGAAATTCATGGTAATACCGTTGGCGTTGACCATGGGCAAGGCGTTATCAGCATTTTTATTCACCTGAGCCGCATCGATGTCAAAGAAGGCGATCGAGTGCAAGCCGGACAAACTTTAGGCGGAATTGGCTCTACAGGCGCAGCGACAGGGCCACATCTGCACTGGGGACTGTATGTTAATGGGCTATCGGTTGATCCGGTGCCTTGGCGAGAAACTGGCTTTGAGTAG
- a CDS encoding late competence development ComFB family protein — protein sequence MSIERIVEQALQDGYLTPAMEAEVGRICDTASELSIEEYMALDRLMGALLTGEVVAVPRKQFINVMEELVLTESIARVAEIEATSDCTLDLGDIAAYALNRLPPLYATTEEGADYQRGRAKDELQDLIAQQVNEAIARNLDQPEFFPERQVLKKNTGSEMLTQVSSLLKTHAYQYEVQTH from the coding sequence ATGAGTATTGAAAGAATTGTTGAACAGGCTCTGCAAGATGGATATTTAACGCCAGCAATGGAGGCAGAAGTTGGGCGAATTTGTGATACTGCCTCTGAGTTGTCTATTGAAGAATACATGGCATTAGACCGGCTCATGGGCGCTCTGCTTACGGGCGAAGTGGTGGCAGTGCCTCGCAAGCAGTTTATTAATGTTATGGAAGAATTGGTGCTCACTGAGTCGATCGCTCGTGTTGCGGAGATTGAAGCCACCAGCGATTGTACCCTCGACTTAGGCGACATTGCAGCTTATGCCCTCAATCGTCTGCCGCCTTTGTATGCGACGACTGAAGAAGGTGCAGACTATCAGCGAGGCAGAGCTAAAGACGAATTACAAGATCTGATTGCCCAACAGGTCAATGAGGCGATCGCTCGTAACCTGGATCAACCTGAGTTTTTTCCAGAGCGCCAAGTATTGAAAAAGAATACAGGAAGCGAAATGTTGACCCAGGTAAGCTCGCTACTTAAGACCCATGCCTATCAATATGAAGTGCAAACGCATTAA
- a CDS encoding L,D-transpeptidase: protein MGAFSALTANALNALSSSNQAEVKQSQLVVDLGDRKVYLYADGNTQVGYDIAVGKAGWETPPGKFSILNMQLNPTWQHPFTGDVIPTGTGNPLGSRWIGFWTDGTHQIGFHGTNQTDLIGQAVSHGCIRMRDKDIQALYEQVAIGTVVVVQP from the coding sequence ATGGGGGCTTTTTCGGCTCTAACTGCCAACGCTTTGAATGCTTTATCATCCTCCAACCAGGCAGAAGTGAAGCAATCACAACTTGTGGTGGATTTGGGCGATCGCAAAGTTTATCTCTATGCTGATGGAAATACCCAAGTGGGCTATGACATTGCTGTTGGCAAGGCTGGTTGGGAAACGCCGCCAGGCAAATTCAGTATTCTCAATATGCAACTCAATCCGACGTGGCAACATCCTTTTACAGGCGATGTTATTCCAACCGGAACAGGCAACCCCCTAGGCAGCCGCTGGATTGGCTTTTGGACAGATGGTACTCACCAAATTGGCTTTCATGGCACTAATCAAACCGACCTCATTGGACAAGCCGTTTCCCATGGCTGTATTCGGATGCGGGATAAAGATATTCAAGCACTGTATGAGCAGGTGGCGATCGGAACAGTAGTAGTGGTACAACCTTAA
- a CDS encoding DUF1565 domain-containing protein has product MSLTVSPNLHNRFRPWVKALSSLGLLTVLGYASGAIAQPIQVPPAVQSSGSDAAQQFLFVNSSSGNDAGQGVTQRSPFRTLTRALQAVQSQNASFNTIVMVAAGTYTPDTGEVFPLILPPGVIIQGDPSTKGKNIVIQGGGAFTTATAGQQNVAIVGTGQIMGVTVSNPHPNGYGVWIEAGSPTIANNTFTGSNLAGVAIMGDSTPTLWGNAFSQNRTGVVVAATAQPAIKDGLDQVEAAAPAASTRQRDSRPAATAQATSMSIRPQTPATLIQTPPAQSTTSPVNPPRLLAASQAQITPRAGVMPRSQNSSEPPLSASATPQRSRPDRSTARPSIVNIPVPAPQSEQRRLPISRSTPIPVPPPETQATSRSTFTAPPTSSASSNLLRVPAEPPIGNVGDLPVVNVSRNPLQNRESGSRQSAAVRGLRYRVVVAAGRRAEQVRSLFPGAFTTYSDGKAVLQVGAFGDRTNAEEAAQILDSNGLNGTIETLDN; this is encoded by the coding sequence ATGAGTTTGACCGTTTCCCCCAATCTTCACAATCGGTTCCGACCTTGGGTTAAAGCGTTGTCTAGTTTAGGGCTATTGACAGTTTTGGGCTATGCCTCTGGAGCGATCGCTCAGCCAATTCAGGTTCCGCCTGCTGTCCAGTCTTCTGGTTCTGATGCAGCGCAGCAATTCTTGTTCGTCAATTCTAGCAGCGGCAATGATGCAGGGCAGGGCGTAACCCAGCGATCGCCCTTTCGGACTTTAACCCGCGCGCTCCAGGCTGTTCAGTCTCAAAACGCCTCGTTCAACACCATTGTCATGGTGGCAGCCGGAACCTATACGCCAGATACGGGTGAAGTTTTTCCCCTGATCTTGCCGCCTGGCGTGATCATTCAAGGTGACCCCAGCACAAAAGGGAAAAATATTGTCATTCAGGGTGGAGGAGCATTTACAACAGCGACAGCAGGTCAGCAGAATGTAGCGATCGTTGGAACCGGACAAATTATGGGAGTTACGGTCAGCAATCCTCACCCTAACGGGTATGGGGTCTGGATAGAGGCAGGCAGCCCCACGATCGCCAACAATACTTTTACGGGCAGTAATTTGGCGGGCGTTGCCATTATGGGAGACAGTACACCGACCTTGTGGGGCAATGCTTTTAGCCAAAACCGGACAGGCGTTGTGGTGGCGGCGACAGCGCAGCCTGCTATTAAGGATGGCTTGGATCAAGTGGAAGCCGCTGCTCCTGCCGCATCTACGAGACAGCGCGACTCCCGTCCTGCTGCGACCGCTCAAGCCACTTCAATGTCCATTCGTCCTCAAACTCCAGCCACCCTGATTCAAACGCCCCCCGCTCAGTCAACAACCTCACCCGTTAATCCTCCTCGGCTCCTGGCAGCATCTCAAGCCCAGATAACACCTCGTGCAGGTGTTATGCCCCGATCGCAAAATTCTTCTGAACCGCCTCTCTCAGCTTCAGCAACTCCCCAAAGGTCGCGTCCCGATCGCTCAACTGCTCGCCCATCGATCGTCAATATTCCCGTCCCTGCCCCCCAATCTGAACAGCGGCGGCTGCCCATTAGTCGCTCTACACCTATTCCTGTTCCTCCCCCAGAAACCCAAGCGACTTCTCGATCTACTTTTACAGCGCCCCCAACCTCTAGCGCTTCATCTAACCTTCTGCGTGTCCCTGCCGAACCGCCTATTGGCAATGTAGGAGATTTGCCTGTTGTCAATGTTTCTCGGAACCCGTTGCAAAATCGAGAGTCTGGCAGTAGACAAAGTGCTGCTGTGAGAGGGTTGCGGTATCGGGTGGTGGTGGCGGCTGGCAGACGAGCCGAGCAAGTACGATCGCTGTTTCCAGGTGCATTTACAACTTACTCTGACGGAAAAGCTGTTTTGCAGGTGGGCGCGTTTGGCGATCGCACCAATGCTGAGGAAGCTGCACAAATTTTAGATAGCAATGGGTTGAACGGAACAATTGAAACACTAGATAATTAG
- a CDS encoding thiamine phosphate synthase, which produces MGETLSQNSLSKSTLYRILDANLDRAREGLRVIEEWCRFGLNQALLTSECKQLRQALARWHTPEIWASRDTSNDPGTGLTHPQEESRADITQVLRVNFCRVEEALRVLEEYGKLHIPQMAADCKQMRYQVYMLETSLIGQQRHQKLQRSLLYLVTSPVENLFATVEAALQGGVPLVQYRDKDADDSTRLHNAKRLKQLCHQYDALFIMNDRVDLAIAVDADGVHLGQQDMPIAVARQLLGNQRIIGRSTTNPDEMQQAIAEEADYIGVGPVHETPTKAGKAAAGLEYVSYAAAHAPMPWFAIGGVDTENLQPILTAGATRVAVVRSIMAASDPTLTTQFFISQLHRTFPLSSDR; this is translated from the coding sequence ATGGGCGAAACATTGAGCCAAAATAGCCTTTCCAAATCAACTCTTTATCGCATTCTCGACGCGAATCTAGACCGCGCCCGCGAAGGATTGCGGGTTATTGAAGAATGGTGCCGTTTTGGGCTAAACCAAGCATTGCTCACCTCGGAGTGTAAGCAACTGCGGCAGGCGCTGGCACGCTGGCATACGCCCGAAATTTGGGCATCGCGGGACACAAGCAATGATCCGGGTACTGGCTTGACCCATCCTCAAGAAGAAAGTCGCGCAGACATCACCCAAGTGCTCCGGGTGAACTTTTGCCGAGTGGAGGAGGCTCTGCGCGTTTTAGAAGAGTATGGCAAGCTTCATATTCCTCAAATGGCGGCTGATTGCAAGCAGATGCGCTATCAGGTCTATATGCTAGAGACGAGTTTAATTGGGCAACAGCGGCACCAGAAATTGCAGCGATCGCTCCTTTATTTAGTCACCTCACCAGTCGAAAACCTCTTTGCCACGGTTGAAGCAGCCCTTCAAGGCGGGGTTCCTCTGGTGCAATATCGTGATAAAGATGCCGATGACTCAACTCGTCTACACAATGCCAAGCGACTTAAACAGCTTTGCCACCAATATGATGCACTGTTTATTATGAATGACCGCGTAGACTTGGCGATCGCTGTGGATGCCGATGGCGTTCACCTGGGGCAGCAAGATATGCCTATTGCCGTTGCCCGTCAGCTACTGGGCAATCAACGCATTATTGGTCGTTCTACAACTAATCCAGACGAAATGCAGCAGGCGATCGCTGAAGAAGCCGACTATATTGGTGTGGGCCCTGTCCACGAAACTCCGACCAAAGCCGGAAAAGCTGCCGCTGGATTAGAGTATGTCAGCTATGCTGCTGCCCATGCCCCCATGCCTTGGTTTGCCATTGGAGGCGTTGATACTGAAAATCTTCAGCCTATTCTTACTGCCGGAGCAACGCGCGTGGCAGTCGTACGGTCAATTATGGCGGCTTCAGACCCAACGCTGACCACCCAGTTTTTTATCTCGCAACTGCATCGAACTTTTCCTCTCTCTTCCGATAGGTGA
- the thiS gene encoding thiamine biosynthesis protein ThiS translates to MNSVITVQINGDRCQCPPQTCLPELLTQLGMNLRLVAVEYNGEILHRQFWDETEVQEGDRLEIVTIVGGG, encoded by the coding sequence ATGAATTCTGTCATTACCGTACAAATCAATGGCGATCGCTGCCAATGTCCACCCCAGACTTGTCTACCAGAACTGTTAACCCAATTGGGCATGAATCTTCGTTTGGTGGCTGTAGAGTATAACGGTGAGATTTTACATCGGCAATTTTGGGATGAAACCGAAGTGCAGGAGGGCGATCGACTGGAGATTGTAACTATTGTGGGAGGTGGATAA
- a CDS encoding DUF1517 domain-containing protein, with product MNNNLNKKLSKLIKSWVKPLFAICLVFTLVLSQADGALAARSGGRVGGGSFRAPSSAPRSAPGGGYGGGYGGGYGGGYYPGGGGFGFPFLLPLFGFGGGGLFSILIFFAIASFLVRSFRSTQGGGTTDSYGYSTGSPTVSVAKVQVGLLSEARTLQADLDRIAKTADTSNSEGLTLLLQETTLSLLRHPEYWSYAGSDTQQTRLEAAEDQFNRFSLTERSKFTEETLSNVNNQLRQATPKGLLPDASGQLVESDQDPGAYIVVTLLVATQGNLKLPVIRTSQDLRQALGQLGAVSSDNLLAVEVMWTPQAEGDTLSSDDMVLGYADLKMI from the coding sequence ATGAACAACAACTTGAACAAAAAACTCTCTAAACTCATCAAATCCTGGGTCAAGCCTCTCTTTGCAATCTGTCTGGTCTTTACGCTAGTTCTAAGCCAAGCAGATGGAGCCTTAGCAGCACGAAGTGGCGGTCGAGTGGGTGGGGGAAGCTTCCGTGCCCCCAGTAGCGCCCCTCGTAGTGCTCCTGGGGGTGGCTATGGTGGCGGCTACGGCGGCGGCTATGGTGGTGGTTACTATCCCGGTGGGGGTGGCTTTGGCTTTCCGTTCCTTCTACCCTTGTTTGGGTTTGGTGGTGGTGGATTATTCTCAATTCTGATCTTCTTTGCGATCGCTAGTTTCCTGGTTCGCAGTTTCCGTTCTACTCAAGGTGGCGGAACTACAGATAGCTATGGTTATTCCACTGGGTCGCCCACTGTTTCTGTGGCAAAAGTCCAGGTTGGTCTTTTGTCCGAGGCACGAACTCTACAAGCAGATCTCGATCGCATTGCAAAAACTGCTGATACCAGCAACTCTGAAGGTTTGACTCTGCTGCTGCAAGAGACAACGCTTTCCTTACTCCGGCACCCAGAGTACTGGAGTTATGCAGGTAGTGACACTCAGCAAACTCGTTTAGAAGCTGCCGAAGATCAATTCAATCGCTTTTCTTTGACAGAACGCAGCAAGTTTACCGAAGAAACTCTCTCCAATGTCAATAACCAGTTGCGCCAAGCAACTCCCAAGGGATTGCTGCCTGATGCCAGCGGACAGCTTGTTGAGTCTGACCAAGACCCCGGTGCTTATATCGTTGTGACCTTACTGGTGGCAACTCAAGGCAACCTGAAGCTGCCTGTCATTCGCACTTCCCAAGATTTGCGTCAAGCATTAGGGCAGCTTGGAGCAGTTTCTAGCGATAACTTGTTAGCAGTCGAGGTCATGTGGACTCCTCAGGCTGAAGGAGACACTCTTTCCTCTGACGATATGGTGCTAGGCTACGCTGATCTGAAAATGATCTAA